One region of Bacillus zhangzhouensis genomic DNA includes:
- a CDS encoding methionine ABC transporter ATP-binding protein produces the protein MIHLQNVSKTYHSKSGNVDAVKDVNLDIDKGEIFGIIGYSGAGKSSLIRLLNGLELPTEGIVEVAGNRINEVSNAKLRKARQEISMIFQHFNLLWSRTVRQNIMFPLEIAGVPTLKRRERANELIQLVGLEGKENAYPSQLSGGQKQRVGIARALANDPKVLLCDEATSALDPQTTDSILELLADINKRLGLTIVLITHEMHVIRKICHRVAVMENGRIVEEGEVLRVFRQPKEEMTKRFVKQLAEPEEAKETIEHVLERVKEGQVVRLSFIGDSAEQPLITEIIRSFNVDVNILQGKISQTQEGAFGTLFIHITGEETEVEKAIAYIQSKQVEIEVMTHV, from the coding sequence GTGATCCATTTACAGAATGTATCAAAAACGTACCATTCAAAAAGCGGAAATGTTGATGCCGTGAAAGACGTCAACTTGGATATTGATAAAGGTGAAATATTCGGAATTATCGGGTATAGCGGTGCAGGGAAAAGTTCGCTTATTCGCCTATTAAACGGTCTGGAGCTGCCAACAGAAGGAATTGTTGAAGTGGCAGGCAACCGGATCAATGAAGTATCAAATGCGAAACTTCGGAAAGCAAGACAAGAAATCAGCATGATCTTTCAGCACTTTAACCTGCTATGGTCAAGAACGGTGAGACAAAATATTATGTTCCCGCTTGAGATCGCAGGTGTACCGACATTAAAACGGAGAGAACGAGCGAATGAACTGATTCAATTGGTCGGTTTAGAAGGAAAAGAAAATGCATACCCGTCTCAGCTAAGCGGCGGGCAAAAACAGCGTGTCGGCATTGCGAGAGCATTAGCAAATGATCCAAAGGTTCTTCTATGTGACGAAGCGACATCTGCGCTAGATCCGCAAACGACCGATTCGATCCTTGAGCTTTTGGCGGATATCAATAAACGGTTAGGGCTCACGATTGTGCTCATTACACATGAAATGCACGTCATTCGCAAAATTTGTCATCGCGTGGCGGTCATGGAAAATGGACGCATTGTCGAGGAAGGCGAAGTATTACGCGTCTTCAGACAGCCGAAGGAAGAAATGACGAAACGATTTGTGAAACAGCTTGCAGAACCAGAGGAAGCGAAAGAAACAATCGAGCACGTCTTAGAACGAGTAAAAGAAGGTCAGGTCGTACGGTTGTCCTTTATTGGAGACTCTGCCGAGCAGCCGCTGATCACTGAGATCATTCGATCCTTCAATGTCGATGTGAACATCCTTCAAGGGAAGATTTCTCAAACGCAAGAAGGCGCGTTTGGAACACTTTTTATCCACATTACTGGAGAAGAGACCGAGGTAGAAAAAGCCATCGCCTATATCCAAAGCAAACAGGTTGAAATCGAGGTGATGACACATGTTTGA